A single window of Mycobacterium sp. ITM-2016-00318 DNA harbors:
- a CDS encoding sterol carrier family protein, with protein MSAHRTADPAKTRAAVLALADWLRDENRPAPQRSALAEAVRLTARTLATSAPGASVEVRVPPFVAVQCISGPRHTRGTPPNVVETDPRTWLLLATGLTTVADAASGGRLQMSGARAPEVAALLPVVPVDG; from the coding sequence ATGTCCGCCCACCGCACCGCTGATCCGGCGAAGACGCGCGCAGCCGTGCTTGCACTCGCTGACTGGCTGCGCGACGAGAATCGTCCCGCACCGCAACGATCCGCGCTCGCAGAAGCCGTTCGGCTCACCGCGCGCACACTCGCCACCTCCGCGCCTGGCGCAAGCGTCGAGGTCCGAGTGCCGCCGTTCGTTGCGGTGCAATGCATTTCGGGGCCGAGGCACACGCGCGGCACTCCGCCCAACGTCGTCGAGACCGATCCGCGCACCTGGCTGCTGCTCGCCACCGGGCTCACCACCGTCGCCGATGCCGCCTCCGGCGGCCGGTTGCAGATGTCCGGCGCACGCGCGCCCGAGGTCGCCGCCCTGTTGCCGGTCGTGCCGGTGGACGGCTGA